One window from the genome of Methanothermobacter thermautotrophicus encodes:
- a CDS encoding triphosphoribosyl-dephospho-CoA synthase translates to MDPLHVSRIAEMASVLEVSGYPKPGNVHRTRDFDDMVYEDFLVSGIVIGDTMRLAAERGKGLRDSLDLSSLGLGSLILRAVEDTRRWVSTNTNLGIIMLLTPLSAAAGMVDTGDLQGLREQVNRLILQTTPEDAVNLYRAISTAEAGGMGEHDTLDVNDPASQQRIMDENITLFDTLKMSAAWDLIARELTSSMPVTFNVGFPVFKGTVEEHGMNLAVVQTFLTILSRFPDTLISRKYGEEIALEVSEEASDIVDRGGVLTAAGLRRVEKFDRKLYRMGWNPGTTADLTASSVMVGLLDYYSALV, encoded by the coding sequence ATGGACCCACTCCATGTTTCCAGGATAGCGGAGATGGCCTCCGTCCTTGAGGTCAGCGGATACCCGAAGCCAGGCAACGTCCACAGGACCCGTGACTTCGATGATATGGTCTACGAGGACTTCCTTGTGAGTGGGATAGTCATAGGTGATACCATGAGACTGGCAGCAGAGAGGGGGAAAGGGCTGAGGGATTCCCTTGACCTTTCAAGCCTCGGACTGGGGAGTCTCATACTCAGGGCGGTTGAGGACACCAGGAGGTGGGTTTCCACCAACACGAACCTGGGCATCATAATGCTGCTCACACCCCTCTCAGCCGCAGCGGGGATGGTTGACACCGGGGATCTCCAGGGACTGAGGGAGCAGGTAAACCGTCTGATACTTCAGACAACACCAGAGGATGCTGTTAACCTCTACAGGGCTATTTCAACTGCAGAGGCCGGTGGAATGGGTGAACATGACACCCTTGACGTTAATGACCCTGCTTCACAGCAGAGGATAATGGATGAGAACATCACCCTCTTTGACACCCTCAAGATGTCAGCTGCCTGGGACCTCATCGCACGGGAGTTAACGTCCAGCATGCCGGTCACATTCAATGTAGGCTTCCCGGTATTTAAGGGAACCGTGGAGGAGCATGGCATGAACCTGGCCGTAGTCCAGACATTCCTGACCATACTTTCAAGATTTCCTGACACACTGATATCCAGGAAGTATGGCGAGGAGATCGCCCTGGAGGTTTCAGAGGAGGCCTCAGATATCGTTGATAGGGGAGGTGTGCTCACCGCTGCAGGCCTCAGGAGGGTTGAGAAATTTGACCGTAAACTCTACAGGATGGGATGGAACCCGGGGACAACCGCGGATCTCACAGCTTCCTCTGTCATGGTTGGATTGCTGGATTATTACTCAGCACTTGTTTGA
- the hemB gene encoding porphobilinogen synthase — translation MEFPTKRMRRLRKSPQIRNILRETRLHPSDLIYPLFVSEKLERGEREAIDTMPGQFRYSVDDAVSEASSLEDEGLSSVIIFGMPSSKDELASAAHDPRGVVQRTVRRLKEETDLVVMTDVCLCQYTTHGHCGVVVDGEIVNDETLEVLARIALSHAEAGADVVAPSDMMDGRVAAIRRTLDDAGFQDTLIMSYAVKYASSFYAPFRDAVSSAPAFGDRRSYQMDPANIDEAIIEAELDLREGADILMVKPALAYLDVIGRVRERFRVPLAAYNVSGEYSMLKAAINSGYLTEEAIYESILSIKRAGADLIISHFTPDLLEVI, via the coding sequence ATGGAGTTTCCCACAAAAAGGATGCGAAGGTTGCGTAAGAGTCCACAGATAAGGAATATCCTTAGAGAAACACGGCTGCACCCATCAGACCTCATATACCCCCTCTTTGTAAGTGAAAAACTTGAGAGGGGTGAGAGGGAAGCAATAGATACAATGCCGGGCCAGTTCAGGTACTCTGTGGATGACGCGGTTTCCGAGGCATCCAGTCTTGAGGATGAGGGACTATCATCTGTAATCATATTTGGAATGCCATCATCCAAGGATGAGCTCGCATCAGCAGCCCATGACCCCCGGGGTGTTGTGCAGAGGACTGTGAGGCGGCTCAAGGAGGAAACAGACCTTGTGGTCATGACCGATGTCTGCCTGTGCCAGTACACCACCCATGGACACTGCGGTGTGGTGGTTGATGGTGAAATCGTCAACGATGAGACCCTGGAGGTCCTTGCAAGGATAGCCCTGTCCCATGCCGAGGCCGGGGCAGACGTGGTCGCCCCATCTGATATGATGGATGGTAGGGTGGCCGCCATAAGGAGGACCCTTGATGATGCCGGGTTTCAGGACACCCTGATAATGTCCTATGCAGTTAAATATGCTTCATCATTCTACGCACCATTCCGGGACGCAGTATCATCGGCCCCTGCCTTCGGTGACAGGAGATCCTATCAGATGGACCCTGCGAACATTGATGAGGCCATCATTGAGGCTGAACTGGACCTCCGGGAGGGTGCTGATATACTCATGGTGAAACCTGCCCTGGCATACCTTGATGTTATAGGAAGGGTCCGGGAAAGGTTCAGGGTGCCCCTCGCAGCATACAACGTCAGCGGCGAATATTCAATGCTGAAGGCAGCCATAAATAGTGGGTACCTGACTGAGGAGGCCATCTATGAATCCATACTGTCAATAAAACGTGCAGGGGCAGACCTTATCATATCACACTTCACTCCTGACCTCCTGGAGGTGATCTAG
- a CDS encoding 4Fe-4S binding protein, whose product MEHDPGRCLICGRCAESCPEGAIKIMMDPEAVEDAIKRVEVLVDVES is encoded by the coding sequence GTGGAGCATGACCCCGGAAGATGCCTAATATGTGGAAGGTGTGCTGAGAGCTGTCCTGAAGGTGCCATTAAGATAATGATGGACCCTGAAGCTGTTGAAGATGCCATAAAACGTGTTGAGGTCCTTGTGGATGTTGAGTCATGA
- the aroC gene encoding chorismate synthase, whose amino-acid sequence MAGNSTGEVFRVTTFGSSHGPAVGAVIDGCPAGLELSEEDIQQELNRRRPGTGALTTPRAESDRVEILSGIFEGRTDGTPITGIVRNLDADSKSYSNIENTPRPGHGDYTWRARFRHYDYRGGGRGSGRVTIGHVIGGAVAKKLISGYGVTVKAHVVQVGDVRADRVSLKRIGEYSESNPVRCADPRAAERMEEVILDARSRGDSVGGVVEVVALGAPAGLGEPVFSKLDADIARALMGIGSVKGVEIGMGFDVAEHRASEINDEFYLDDDGKVRTTTNTSGGILGGISSGMPITARIAVKPTPSISVPQKTVDLERMEETTIEVHGRHDPCICPRVVPVAEAAVAMVLADHMIRAGFIHPTYIGNELKNPCDQRNDSRTA is encoded by the coding sequence GTGGCCGGGAACAGTACAGGTGAAGTGTTCAGGGTCACGACCTTCGGATCAAGCCACGGCCCTGCAGTGGGCGCTGTTATCGACGGCTGCCCCGCGGGTCTCGAGCTCAGTGAAGAGGACATACAGCAGGAACTTAACAGGAGGAGGCCCGGGACAGGTGCCCTCACCACTCCAAGGGCTGAATCCGACAGGGTCGAGATACTCTCAGGCATATTCGAGGGAAGAACAGATGGCACCCCCATAACTGGAATCGTCAGGAACCTGGACGCCGACTCAAAAAGTTACAGTAACATTGAGAATACACCAAGGCCGGGACACGGCGACTACACATGGAGGGCGAGGTTCAGGCACTATGACTACCGTGGCGGTGGCCGTGGGAGTGGAAGGGTTACCATTGGGCACGTAATCGGCGGGGCCGTTGCAAAGAAGCTCATCAGCGGTTACGGTGTGACAGTAAAGGCCCATGTGGTGCAGGTGGGTGATGTTAGGGCAGACAGGGTAAGCCTTAAAAGGATAGGTGAGTACTCTGAGAGTAACCCTGTCCGATGTGCCGACCCCAGGGCAGCTGAACGTATGGAAGAGGTTATACTTGATGCCCGCAGCAGGGGAGACTCCGTTGGCGGGGTTGTTGAGGTTGTTGCCCTCGGTGCGCCTGCTGGACTCGGAGAGCCGGTATTCAGTAAACTCGATGCAGATATAGCAAGGGCCCTCATGGGTATCGGGTCTGTGAAGGGTGTTGAGATCGGGATGGGATTCGATGTTGCAGAACACCGTGCAAGTGAGATAAACGATGAGTTCTACCTGGATGATGATGGTAAGGTGAGAACAACGACAAACACCTCTGGGGGCATACTTGGAGGGATATCAAGCGGCATGCCGATAACTGCAAGGATAGCCGTAAAGCCCACACCCTCCATATCAGTGCCCCAGAAGACTGTTGACCTTGAAAGGATGGAGGAGACAACCATTGAGGTCCATGGGAGACATGATCCCTGCATCTGCCCCCGGGTTGTGCCGGTTGCAGAGGCTGCGGTTGCAATGGTCCTCGCAGACCATATGATAAGGGCCGGCTTCATCCACCCCACATACATTGGAAACGAATTAAAGAATCCCTGTGACCAGAGAAATGACAGCAGAACTGCTTGA
- a CDS encoding TIGR00266 family protein, with translation MRYEILHRPSFSMAHIELESGEAIKAETGAMVSMSSNIELQTETGGLLGAFKRSIGGESLFLNTFRAQGKGDVQLAPAYPGDVEVLETTETIYAQSGAFMAGPEDVEIDTKLGGFKTFFAREGLFLLKIRSSGPVFLSSFGAIYSRELVNERFIVDTGHIVAFTEGLDFSVRKVGGLKSTFLSGEGLVAEFEGTGTVYMQSRSIDSFVGWLTPMLPSRS, from the coding sequence ATGAGATATGAAATTTTACACAGACCAAGTTTTAGTATGGCTCACATCGAGCTTGAAAGCGGTGAAGCAATAAAGGCTGAGACAGGTGCAATGGTGAGCATGAGCTCAAACATAGAACTCCAGACAGAGACAGGGGGTCTTCTTGGGGCCTTTAAGAGATCCATTGGAGGCGAAAGCCTTTTCCTCAACACCTTCAGGGCACAGGGTAAGGGGGATGTGCAGCTCGCACCGGCCTACCCTGGTGATGTTGAGGTCCTTGAGACAACAGAGACCATCTATGCCCAGAGCGGTGCATTCATGGCAGGACCAGAGGATGTGGAGATAGACACCAAACTGGGGGGTTTCAAGACCTTCTTTGCAAGGGAAGGATTGTTCCTTCTTAAAATACGATCCTCAGGACCGGTGTTTCTTTCAAGTTTCGGCGCGATTTACAGCAGGGAACTTGTAAATGAGAGGTTCATAGTGGACACAGGCCACATTGTGGCCTTCACAGAGGGGCTTGATTTCAGTGTGAGAAAGGTTGGTGGCCTCAAAAGCACATTTCTTAGTGGTGAAGGTCTGGTTGCAGAATTTGAAGGTACAGGAACCGTTTACATGCAGAGCCGGAGCATTGATAGCTTCGTTGGATGGTTAACACCCATGCTACCCTCAAGGAGTTAG
- a CDS encoding HPP family protein — protein sequence MKVKEAMNPEIITVSPETRPLEAFEKMYKHGVRRLFVLEDNGKPVGVVSYTDLIGVLGTIKPDSEHPERDLKVRDIMVDDVITISADDNIEDAANLMLRADISGLLVMDDGKPVGVITKTDICRLVAAEILVPS from the coding sequence ATGAAGGTTAAAGAAGCCATGAACCCTGAGATAATAACTGTGAGCCCCGAGACAAGGCCCCTTGAGGCCTTCGAAAAGATGTACAAACACGGAGTCAGGAGACTGTTCGTACTTGAAGATAACGGTAAACCTGTGGGTGTGGTATCCTACACAGACCTCATAGGAGTTCTCGGAACCATAAAACCCGACAGCGAACACCCTGAAAGGGACCTCAAGGTGAGGGACATCATGGTTGATGATGTGATAACCATCTCAGCTGATGACAACATAGAGGATGCCGCCAACCTCATGCTGAGGGCTGACATATCAGGACTCCTCGTAATGGATGATGGAAAACCGGTTGGAGTCATAACAAAGACCGATATATGCCGGCTGGTTGCAGCCGAGATACTGGTTCCCTCCTGA
- a CDS encoding 4Fe-4S binding protein, which translates to MIDFTDISVAIIRRTFRTRFRLASLTGRSSIFRKLVKRLFFEGDDIQVIPRNSSIEINRSIPVPENLVLPSEVLRRMILRSRHIFLMDFCICRVSSDCSSYPHDLGCLFLGPGAMRISEKVGRLVSAGEALEHIERCQEAGLVHIIGRNRIDSVWLNSGPHDELLSICNCCECCCLWKMTPLLSEDIASSITPMEGVELKREEASCVLCGRCEDVCFTGAIGGGVRWSMTPEDA; encoded by the coding sequence GTGATTGACTTCACAGATATCAGTGTTGCGATCATAAGGAGGACATTCAGGACCCGGTTTAGACTTGCATCCCTCACAGGGAGGTCTTCGATATTCAGAAAACTCGTAAAGAGACTCTTCTTTGAGGGGGATGATATACAGGTCATACCTAGGAACTCTTCCATAGAGATAAACCGCAGTATCCCGGTGCCTGAGAATCTTGTCCTCCCCTCGGAGGTCCTGAGGCGGATGATACTCAGATCCAGGCACATCTTCCTGATGGACTTCTGCATATGCAGGGTCTCATCGGATTGCAGCAGCTACCCCCATGACCTTGGCTGCCTTTTCCTGGGACCCGGCGCCATGAGGATCTCAGAGAAGGTCGGAAGACTCGTATCTGCTGGGGAGGCACTTGAACACATTGAAAGGTGCCAGGAGGCGGGCCTGGTTCACATAATAGGGAGGAACAGGATAGACTCTGTCTGGCTTAACTCGGGGCCCCATGATGAACTCCTTTCGATCTGTAACTGCTGTGAATGCTGCTGCCTCTGGAAGATGACACCACTCCTATCTGAGGACATAGCATCCTCCATAACACCAATGGAGGGAGTGGAACTGAAAAGGGAGGAGGCCTCCTGTGTTCTATGCGGTCGCTGTGAGGATGTATGCTTCACGGGCGCCATAGGGGGGGGAGTGAGGTGGAGCATGACCCCGGAAGATGCCTAA
- a CDS encoding endonuclease III domain-containing protein, whose amino-acid sequence MEVLSHIYKVLMELYGPQGWWPLIDRDTMTLRYHPGDYTPPSDDGELFEVIAGSILTQNTSWDSAASALINLAVMDALKPHRILSLDDAEIEAAIRCAGFYRQKASYLREMAGFFLSLEGSTPSRKELLRVRGVGPETADSVLLYAYRKPEFVVDAYTRRMLAYLGIIAGDESYHRIKELFEKSIEPDFRVFQEYHALIVRHGKSYYRGRVHGEGDPLTEKLGDSCD is encoded by the coding sequence ATGGAAGTGCTCAGCCATATCTACAAGGTCCTCATGGAACTCTACGGGCCCCAGGGATGGTGGCCACTCATTGATAGGGATACAATGACACTCAGGTACCACCCTGGCGATTACACCCCACCATCAGATGATGGGGAGCTCTTTGAGGTCATTGCAGGGTCCATACTGACACAGAACACGTCCTGGGACTCCGCTGCATCTGCACTCATAAACCTTGCGGTGATGGACGCCCTTAAACCCCACAGGATACTCTCCCTGGATGATGCCGAAATTGAAGCGGCCATACGGTGTGCTGGTTTCTACAGACAGAAGGCATCATACCTCCGCGAAATGGCAGGGTTCTTCCTGTCCCTTGAAGGGTCAACACCATCCCGGAAGGAGCTTCTGAGGGTGAGGGGTGTCGGCCCTGAAACCGCGGATTCAGTGCTGCTATATGCCTACAGAAAACCGGAGTTCGTGGTTGATGCATACACCCGGAGGATGCTGGCCTACCTTGGAATCATCGCTGGTGATGAGAGCTACCACAGAATAAAGGAACTCTTTGAAAAATCCATTGAACCCGATTTCAGGGTCTTCCAGGAGTACCATGCCCTTATAGTCAGGCATGGTAAGTCCTACTACAGGGGAAGGGTCCATGGGGAGGGTGATCCCCTAACTGAAAAACTGGGTGATTCATGTGATTGA
- a CDS encoding methyltransferase domain-containing protein — protein MRFRVTPYHGNLLGDHERLAAFREAISSRARGITYDLGAGSGILSFFASKHADRVIAIERDPKIAACARENLSCLDNVIVVNEDALHHEFSEADTIICEMLDTALIDEEQVPVLRRALRFLRDEGTVIPQAVFNAAEPVSVNCENIMYDENLSQQSSGPMRVYDRVEFNEDLHEMFRGSLRLEALDKFNAIRITSFTMTAPEIICGPTPMINPPLIIPLGETVDRGEVEIELSYRMGGGFDSVEASIKDFI, from the coding sequence ATGAGATTCAGGGTCACACCCTATCACGGAAACCTCCTGGGGGATCATGAACGCCTTGCAGCCTTCCGCGAGGCAATATCCTCCAGGGCAAGGGGCATCACCTATGACCTGGGTGCCGGTAGCGGCATCCTCTCATTCTTCGCATCAAAGCACGCTGATAGAGTAATTGCAATCGAGAGGGATCCTAAGATAGCTGCATGTGCAAGGGAGAACCTCTCATGCCTCGATAACGTCATTGTTGTCAACGAGGACGCCCTCCACCATGAATTCAGTGAGGCCGATACGATTATATGCGAGATGCTTGACACGGCACTTATAGATGAGGAGCAGGTCCCGGTTCTCAGGAGGGCCCTCAGATTCCTCAGGGATGAGGGGACTGTGATACCACAGGCGGTTTTCAATGCAGCAGAACCCGTCAGTGTGAACTGTGAAAACATCATGTATGATGAAAATCTTTCACAGCAATCATCAGGTCCAATGAGGGTCTATGACAGGGTTGAATTCAATGAGGACCTCCATGAGATGTTCAGGGGTTCACTGAGGCTGGAAGCACTGGATAAATTCAACGCCATCAGAATAACATCCTTCACCATGACGGCACCTGAAATCATATGCGGTCCAACACCAATGATAAACCCGCCGCTCATCATACCACTGGGGGAGACCGTTGATAGAGGTGAGGTTGAGATAGAACTCTCCTACAGGATGGGAGGCGGATTTGATTCAGTTGAAGCATCCATAAAGGATTTTATCTAA
- the hycI gene encoding hydrogenase maturation peptidase HycI, with translation MISIHLKRILNDFLTDCRRLLVLTVGNELRSDDGLGPYLASLIQEAMVKRGHLLINAGTVPENFTGKIRSENPSHILIVDAVEMREDPGTVRFIERDSISDYSISTHAMPLSFLLRYLEDQGDYRIALMGVQPENLEFGTELSPVVEGAVHDLAGVIIAALDGVEGRE, from the coding sequence GTGATTTCTATCCATCTGAAGCGGATTCTAAATGATTTCCTCACTGACTGCAGAAGGCTCCTCGTCCTCACAGTTGGAAATGAACTCAGATCTGATGATGGCCTTGGCCCATACCTCGCATCCCTCATCCAGGAGGCGATGGTGAAGAGGGGGCACCTGCTTATCAATGCAGGTACCGTGCCTGAAAACTTCACAGGAAAGATCAGGTCCGAAAATCCAAGCCATATCCTGATTGTGGATGCTGTTGAGATGAGGGAGGACCCGGGAACGGTGAGGTTCATCGAAAGGGACAGCATATCAGATTACAGTATTTCCACCCATGCCATGCCCCTATCATTCCTTTTGAGGTACCTTGAGGATCAGGGTGACTACAGGATAGCCCTCATGGGCGTGCAGCCAGAAAACCTTGAATTTGGAACCGAACTGTCACCGGTGGTTGAAGGGGCTGTCCATGACCTCGCAGGGGTGATAATCGCTGCCCTTGATGGTGTTGAGGGGCGCGAATGA
- the nikR gene encoding nickel-responsive transcriptional regulator NikR, with the protein MMRISMSLPKKLLNEFDEVLRDRGYQSRSKGIRDALKDYIVRYQWMNEMEGERIGIIAVIYDHHYTGVMEDLADIQHDYREYINAVMHVHMTERHCLEVIVVKGDVAKIRELTEKMMRLKGVEHVRLTSTSTEQKIEHEH; encoded by the coding sequence ATGATGAGAATAAGCATGTCTCTACCAAAAAAGCTCTTAAATGAATTTGATGAAGTTTTAAGGGATCGTGGATACCAGTCAAGGTCAAAGGGCATAAGGGACGCTCTTAAGGACTACATTGTAAGGTACCAGTGGATGAACGAAATGGAAGGTGAGCGAATCGGTATCATTGCCGTCATCTACGACCACCACTACACAGGGGTCATGGAGGACCTTGCAGACATACAGCACGACTACCGCGAATACATCAATGCTGTTATGCACGTCCACATGACCGAAAGGCACTGCCTTGAGGTTATAGTGGTTAAGGGAGACGTTGCAAAGATAAGGGAACTCACCGAGAAGATGATGAGGCTCAAGGGCGTTGAACACGTGAGGCTCACCAGCACATCAACCGAACAGAAGATAGAACATGAACACTGA
- a CDS encoding phenylalanine--tRNA ligase subunit alpha, producing the protein MMDLDRIIDQLHIYEKKVLKAFEGSDKPLKPEEIAESQKIDIKSVMSAAGALESRGFVKVIKDEEEVVSLTEDGESCAREGLPERRLMEALEGEEGLEMSELSSRAGLDKKEAGIGIGWLMRKGWARISNGIVSAVSHGTPDRGADERLLELLLERGSVKIRELPDELRSALKDLKGRKGIVDIRKIKRHTIELTPKGRKLLERGIEIVEEATQVTHEHLKSGAWRKLHYRGYSIDAEYPLVYPGKMHPLRRIIDEIRSIFLKLGFTESRGPIVESAFWNFDCLFQPQDHAAREMQDTFYVKNPSLTDLPAEDLVMGVKDAHETGGSTGSQGWRYEWDMDVARQSVLRTHTTCVSARFLSENEPPLKMFSVGRVFRRETITYKHLPEFHQVEGIVAGEEVNFRNLLGILREFYRKLGFEVRFRPAYFPYTYLSTECEIYLPEKKSWIELGGAGMFRPEVLEPLGVETPVAAFGLGIERLAMIRFDIKDIRMLYQSDLGWLRGLPVTGDLKL; encoded by the coding sequence ATGATGGATCTTGACAGGATCATTGACCAGCTTCACATTTATGAGAAGAAGGTTCTGAAGGCATTCGAAGGCTCAGATAAACCGTTGAAACCTGAGGAAATAGCAGAATCCCAGAAGATCGATATAAAATCCGTCATGAGTGCAGCAGGCGCCCTTGAATCTAGGGGATTCGTGAAGGTTATAAAGGACGAAGAGGAGGTTGTATCCCTCACAGAGGATGGAGAGTCCTGTGCCAGGGAGGGACTTCCCGAGCGCAGACTCATGGAGGCCCTTGAGGGTGAAGAAGGACTTGAAATGTCAGAACTTTCCAGCAGGGCAGGTCTTGATAAGAAAGAGGCCGGTATTGGTATTGGCTGGCTCATGAGGAAGGGATGGGCAAGGATAAGTAATGGTATCGTCTCAGCGGTGAGTCACGGAACACCTGATAGGGGTGCGGATGAGAGGCTGCTGGAACTCTTACTTGAAAGGGGATCTGTGAAGATCAGGGAACTCCCTGATGAACTCAGGAGTGCACTGAAGGACCTGAAGGGAAGGAAGGGAATCGTGGATATAAGGAAAATTAAGAGGCATACCATTGAACTCACCCCCAAGGGCAGGAAACTCCTTGAAAGGGGAATAGAGATAGTTGAGGAGGCAACCCAGGTCACCCATGAACACCTCAAGAGCGGGGCCTGGAGAAAACTCCACTACAGGGGATACAGTATTGATGCAGAGTACCCTCTTGTTTATCCTGGAAAGATGCACCCACTCAGGCGTATAATCGATGAGATAAGGTCAATATTCCTTAAACTTGGATTCACAGAGTCAAGGGGCCCGATCGTTGAGTCTGCCTTCTGGAACTTTGACTGTCTATTCCAGCCGCAGGACCACGCTGCAAGGGAGATGCAGGACACCTTCTATGTTAAAAACCCATCCCTCACAGATCTCCCGGCTGAGGATCTTGTGATGGGTGTGAAGGATGCGCATGAAACCGGTGGCTCAACAGGTTCACAGGGATGGCGGTATGAATGGGACATGGATGTTGCAAGGCAGAGTGTGCTCAGGACCCATACGACCTGTGTATCTGCAAGGTTCCTCAGTGAGAACGAACCACCCCTCAAGATGTTCTCTGTCGGACGTGTTTTCAGGAGGGAGACCATCACCTACAAGCACCTCCCCGAGTTCCATCAGGTTGAGGGGATCGTTGCAGGCGAGGAGGTTAATTTCAGGAACCTCCTGGGCATACTGAGGGAGTTCTACAGGAAACTTGGATTTGAGGTCAGATTCAGGCCGGCATACTTCCCATACACCTACCTCTCAACTGAATGTGAAATCTATCTCCCTGAGAAAAAGAGCTGGATAGAGCTTGGAGGGGCAGGGATGTTCAGGCCAGAGGTCCTCGAGCCTCTGGGAGTTGAAACCCCGGTGGCTGCCTTTGGCCTTGGTATAGAGAGGCTTGCAATGATAAGATTTGATATAAAGGATATAAGGATGCTATACCAGAGCGACCTTGGATGGCTCAGGGGCCTCCCGGTGACCGGAGACCTGAAGTTATAG
- a CDS encoding threonine/serine exporter ThrE family protein — translation MTAELLEFLEELSRALIASGNSVTDTERILRSVAGSQGVEVEVSVLPTMIIIKAEGEVSRMGLAAQSPGMMPLHQVTEIYRLTDDLTSGRRGLGEALGELRSILRGSHRFGRYGILLGYLILSLGIALLIQPDPDLVIYSSFLSLIAGSLIVLGYGKRRLSLIMPVLASFTVSGVAFFLINTGAVSGNLTLLVPPLIYFIPGVTLTTGIYELASGELVSGSSRVIYGCMVLLLLLFGVLMGMQLNRFPQEEFAAIKISAISYSPYLGAFIFAVGIYLFLSVYRSDFPWILLVLYSALMGQQLGNAAGGGLLGAFLGALSMTLVARGIELAGKTPHFVTLYPAFWFLAPGSIGFIGLANLLGRNYLTSIAEITLFAMTVVAIALGLLVGALLTEPFSDKIRAPSGD, via the coding sequence ATGACAGCAGAACTGCTTGAATTCCTTGAGGAGCTGAGCCGCGCCCTCATAGCCTCAGGAAATTCTGTTACAGATACCGAGAGAATCCTGAGGAGTGTCGCCGGTTCCCAGGGTGTCGAGGTTGAGGTCTCGGTCCTCCCAACCATGATCATAATAAAGGCTGAGGGGGAGGTCTCGAGGATGGGCCTTGCAGCCCAGTCCCCAGGGATGATGCCCCTTCACCAGGTCACAGAGATATACAGACTCACCGATGATTTGACATCCGGGAGGAGAGGATTGGGTGAGGCACTGGGTGAGCTCAGGAGCATACTGAGGGGCTCCCACAGGTTCGGGCGCTACGGGATCCTTCTGGGTTACCTTATTCTCTCACTGGGCATAGCACTTCTTATACAGCCCGACCCTGATCTTGTAATTTACTCATCATTCCTCAGCCTTATAGCAGGCTCCCTGATAGTGTTGGGTTACGGTAAGAGAAGGCTCTCCCTCATCATGCCTGTACTGGCATCCTTCACGGTTTCGGGTGTTGCCTTCTTCCTGATCAATACCGGTGCCGTTAGCGGTAACCTCACACTCCTTGTACCACCCCTGATATACTTTATCCCTGGTGTGACGCTAACAACAGGCATCTATGAACTTGCAAGCGGGGAACTGGTTTCAGGGTCAAGCAGGGTAATATATGGGTGCATGGTTCTTCTTCTCCTCCTTTTTGGTGTCCTGATGGGTATGCAGCTTAACAGGTTCCCCCAGGAGGAATTTGCAGCCATAAAGATATCCGCCATAAGTTACAGTCCCTATCTGGGGGCCTTCATATTTGCGGTGGGCATATACCTCTTCCTCTCTGTATACAGGAGTGACTTTCCATGGATACTCCTTGTGCTCTACAGTGCACTCATGGGACAGCAGCTCGGGAATGCGGCTGGAGGAGGACTCCTGGGTGCATTCCTGGGGGCCCTGTCAATGACACTGGTTGCCAGGGGGATTGAGCTTGCAGGTAAGACACCTCACTTTGTCACCCTCTACCCTGCCTTCTGGTTCCTTGCACCTGGATCCATAGGTTTCATAGGACTTGCAAATCTCCTTGGAAGGAACTATCTGACATCCATAGCTGAGATAACACTCTTTGCAATGACTGTGGTTGCAATAGCCCTGGGACTCCTTGTTGGCGCACTGCTCACA